Genomic segment of Nitrospirota bacterium:
TCAGTTCGGTCTTGATCGTGGATGAGGCGCAAGCGATTGAACGTGTCAAAGGATTCGAGGAGTTGCGATTACTAACGAACTTCCAACTCAATGACCGATTCTTGTTAACCGTGGTGTTGATCGGCCAGCCTGAATTGCGACATCGTGTCGCCAACATTCCACAACTGAACCAGCGAATTGCGGTCCGTGCCCACCTGGGCCCTTTCACGGCCGAGGAGACGGCGCCATATATGAAGGCTCGCATGGGCATCGCCACTCATCGGACAGATGTATTTACCAAGAAAGCAGTGGCAGCCATTTACGAACAGACTCAGGGGATTGGGCGGCTGATCAATGCGCTCTGTGATCAATGCCTCTTTGCCGGATCCCTCGAAAACATGGTAGAGATCGATGACCGACTTGTTCAGCGGGTCGGGCAATGCCGATGATGTATCGGCGAATGCTCAAAAAGAACGGCCGAAGGCCATGAACGAATACAACGTGCCTGATTGGTATCGGATTGCGCAGGAACAACTGACGGGCGTGGCTCTGGCCGTCCAGCGGCAGGATGCACTCGACTTGGAGTCCATCGCCACCTTGTCGACGGGTATTGGGGAGGCACTCAAGAGAAGTGACCAATTACTCGTGCAGGCGATGAGCGGGCCAGCTGGCCCCCCGCTGATTACCAATCTTGTGAATGTC
This window contains:
- a CDS encoding AAA family ATPase, with translation MTTDVDYTKYWGLQTLPFDNVPDPRFYVPCTQHDTAYQWLSYGIQTRKGMLLLTGDIGCGKTLLSRRLIGGLSPAQYDIALVANPALSPSELLDEVLSQFGLNPVRSKAGRLQQLNERLQLNAQHGISSVLIVDEAQAIERVKGFEELRLLTNFQLNDRFLLTVVLIGQPELRHRVANIPQLNQRIAVRAHLGPFTAEETAPYMKARMGIATHRTDVFTKKAVAAIYEQTQGIGRLINALCDQCLFAGSLENMVEIDDRLVQRVGQCR